Proteins co-encoded in one Leptospira inadai serovar Lyme str. 10 genomic window:
- a CDS encoding DNA alkylation repair protein, translating to MLIKKKRVGARDKILTGADAKASEISQELSNLADPAKAKILAGYFKTGPGEYAEGDIFLGIQVPSLRRISKKYIGLPLKEIQVLVRSKLHEERVTGFFILCETFSKTEEIYRKRLHDFYLKNLKYVNNWDLVDMSARIMIGEYLLDKDRSLLYALAKSKNLWERRISILSTYAFIREGDFSDTIRISGILLKDSEDLIHKAVGWMLREVGNRNLQAERKFLDKNAGKMPRTMLRYAIEKFPEPLRKKYLEFGN from the coding sequence ATGCTCATTAAGAAAAAAAGAGTCGGAGCTCGGGACAAAATCTTAACCGGTGCCGATGCAAAAGCTTCCGAGATATCGCAGGAGCTCTCTAACCTAGCCGATCCGGCCAAAGCAAAAATCCTGGCAGGCTATTTTAAAACCGGCCCAGGAGAATATGCAGAAGGCGATATTTTTTTAGGCATACAAGTTCCTTCGCTGCGGAGAATCTCTAAAAAATATATTGGCTTACCGCTCAAAGAGATACAGGTTCTAGTTCGATCCAAACTTCACGAAGAGCGGGTAACCGGCTTTTTTATTCTTTGCGAAACCTTCTCCAAAACGGAAGAAATTTATCGAAAGCGATTGCATGATTTTTATCTAAAGAATCTCAAATACGTCAATAATTGGGACTTAGTGGACATGAGTGCCAGGATTATGATCGGCGAATATTTATTGGATAAGGATAGGAGCCTTTTGTACGCACTCGCAAAATCGAAGAATCTTTGGGAAAGGCGAATTTCCATCCTATCCACCTATGCATTTATCCGCGAAGGCGATTTTTCCGATACGATTCGGATTTCCGGAATTCTGCTGAAGGATTCGGAAGATTTGATTCACAAAGCCGTAGGTTGGATGCTCCGAGAAGTCGGGAATCGGAATCTGCAAGCCGAAAGAAAATTTCTGGATAAAAACGCAGGGAAGATGCCTAGAACGATGCTCCGCTATGCGATCGAGAAATTTCCGGAACCCCTTCGGAAAAAATATTTGGAGTTCGGAAACTAG